One segment of Panicum virgatum strain AP13 chromosome 1K, P.virgatum_v5, whole genome shotgun sequence DNA contains the following:
- the LOC120712307 gene encoding uncharacterized protein LOC120712307: MAAPEPEAKPEAGTPSPSRVPPPGSEPGAPAAAAGSQELQPWEQHAAVINLPRYDYRASGSLLLRSHSGFLITCPIKREKSATKEAISILEEYIGHAKCHVSEQAEPCDVENAIKKRKFCPLASENSEEALTDENGNSAPESTGSIGDSSSPQTKMGENIDRASNLSLVKLSRSGLLFFKFPSGGLHVVEMLTEIFHSLKSGKLKSPQWCHRIFPIQETCVLSEKDLHATVSKLFLEFSRSKNNMDEPIKFAVAYNRRGIDETEMKPQKNSNEGSSQQALMDRDQCFKVVAAAVKSVAENSVVDLKSPEVAVLVEMLPLSGVPLGSSVAGVSVLPAELISTKPRLCVKSLASDAKATKK, encoded by the exons ATGGCGGCGCCGGAACCGGAGGCCAAGCCGGAGGCCGGAACCCCATCGCCAtcccgcgtgccgccgccggggtcCGAACCCGGTgcccccgcagccgccgccggcagccaggAGCTGCAGCCGTGGGAGCAGCACGCCGCGGTGATCAACCTCCCGCGCTACGACTACCGCGCGTCGGGgtccctcctcctccgctcccACTCGGGCTTCCTCATCACCTGCCCCATCA AGCGTGAAAAAAGTGCTACCAAGGAAGCCATTTCCATTCTTGAAGAG taCATTGGTCATGCAAAGTGCCATGTTTCCGAACAAGCGGAACCATGTGATGTGGAAAATGcaataaagaaaaggaaatttTGCCCACTGGCATCAGAAAATTCAGAAGAAGCACTAACAGATGAGAATGGTAATAGTGCTCCAGAATCAACTG GAAGCATTGGAGATTCAAGTTCCCCTCAGACCAAGATGGGTGAAAATATTGACAGGGCTTCAAATCTCTCACTGGTTAAGCTATCAAGAAGCGGTTTGCTCTTCTTTAAATTCCCCAGTGGAGGCCTTCATGTTGTTGAGATGCTTACAGAAATATTTCATTCTCTCAAATCTGGGAAACTCAAATCACCACA ATGGTGTCACCGCATATTTCCTATTCAGGAAACTTGTGTTCTATCGGAAAAAGACCTACATGCGACTGTGTCAAAGTTATTCCTTGAGTTCTCGAGGAGCAAGAATAACATGGATGAACCTATAAAG TTTGCAGTTGCGTATAATAGAAGGGGCATCGATGAGACAGAGATGAAGCCACAGAAGAACAGTAATGAAGGTTCAAGTCAGCAGGCTTTGATGGACAGGGATCAATGTTTTAAagtggttgctgctgctgtcaAATCTGTTGCTGAGAACTCAGTGGTCGATCTTAAATCTCCTGAG GTTGCAGTACTCGTTGAAATGCTCCCTCTTTCTGGGGTACCCCTTGGATCTTCAGTGGCTGGGGTTTCCGTTCTCCCAGCCGAACTCATCTCCACCAAGCCTCGCCTCTGTGTCAAGTCTTTGGCGTCTGATGCAAAAGCAACAAAGAAGTGA
- the LOC120655869 gene encoding mitochondrial import inner membrane translocase subunit TIM23-3-like encodes MSHATDRHRDDPWLQAGPAHRQVARPDGGVVFAKPAYRALYELSTSPEILFEEEALRKGRTWGEDLTLCTGVGYLTAASAGAVAGLRRAAVEAERGESLKLRASRVLNNCSSVGRSYGNRAGVMAMLFSGTRSGISHCRSGADDWINTAAAGVSAGALYRMPVGPRTAIVGGVVGGIMAGAALLAGRPLLDKFAPN; translated from the coding sequence ATGTCGCACGCCAccgaccgccaccgcgacgaccCCTGGCTGCAGGCAGGCCCGGCGCACCGCCAAGTCGCGCGGCCCGACGGCGGCGTCGTGTTCGCCAAGCCGGCGTACCGCGCGCTCTACGAGCTCTCGACCTCGCCCGAGATCCTcttcgaggaggaggcgctccGGAAGGGCCGCACCTGGGGCGAGGACCTCACCCTGTGCACGGGCGTCGGCTACCTCACGGCCGCCTCGGCGGGCGCCGTCGCggggctccgccgcgccgccgtcgaggcggAGCGCGGCGAGTCCCTGAAGCTGCGCGCCAGCCGCGTCCTCAACAACTGCAGCTCCGTGGGCCGCTCCTACGGCAACCGGGCCGGCGTGATGGCGATGCTCTTCTCCGGCACCAGGTCTGGCATCAGCCACTGCAGGTCTGGCGCCGACGACTGGATCAACACCGCGGCCGCCGGGGTCAGCGCCGGCGCGCTCTACCGCATGCCCGTCGGGCCGCGGACCGCCATCGTCGGCGGCGTCGTCGGAGGGATCATGGCCGGGGCCGCCTTGCTTGCTGGGAGACCGCTGCTCGATAAATTCGCGCCCAATTAA